Proteins encoded by one window of Nicotiana tabacum cultivar K326 chromosome 10, ASM71507v2, whole genome shotgun sequence:
- the LOC107773825 gene encoding uncharacterized protein LOC107773825 isoform X1, whose amino-acid sequence MWSIGVDIYDISKKQNFNMRAPLMWTISDFPAYLMLSGWGTAGRLACPYCMENTNAFTLTKCGKQSWFDNHRNFLPLDHPYRTNRNSFRKNKVVTTHPPPIRSGDDILKEINELGLKKVTELGADIINGKISKFSGWKKRSIFWYLPYWSTNLIRHNFDVMHIKKNFFENVFNTVLDVDGKTKDNPKSREDLKEFCRRPELHAVGDEYPKACYTLDKKSKKVLCEWVETLKFPDGYVSNMGRCVDMKKHKLFGMKSHDCHVFMQRLVPIAFRELLPQKVWELLAEMSLFFRDLTSTAIREEDMVRLEQEMPEILCKLERIFPPSFFDSMEHLPVHLAYEARIAGPVQYRWMYPFERNLQKLKNNVRNKAQVEGSICNAYLVEEASSFCSHYFEPHVYTRHRKVPRNDDGGTRERDERDGNLSIFTYPLRHLEDVNQDI is encoded by the exons ATGTGGAGTATAGGTGTGGACATATATGATATCTCTAAGAAGCAAAATTTTAACATGCGAGCTCCTTTGATGTGGACAATTAGTGATTTTCCTGCATATTTGATGTTGTCTGGATGGGGTACTGCGGGTAGGCTAGCATGTCCATATTGTATGGAGAATACAAATGCTTTTACTTTGACAAAATGTGGCAAACAGTCCTGGTTTGACAATCATCGTAACTTCCTTCCACTGGATCATCCATACAGGACTAATAGAAATTCATTTAGAAAGAATAAAGTAGTCACAACGCATCCTCCCCCGATACGGTCAGGTGATGATATATTGAAGGAGATAAATGAATTGGGGTTGAAAAAGGTAACAGAGCTTGGGGCTGATATTATTAATGGCAAAATTAGCAAGTTTTCTGGTTGGAAGAAAAGAAGCATATTTTGGTATTTACCATATTGGAGTACAAATCTCATTCGGCACAATTTTGATGTTATGCACATCAAGAAAAACTTTTTCGAGAATGTGTTCAACACAGTGCTAGATGTAGATGGTAAAACCAAAGATAATCCCAAATCTAGAGAAGACTTGAAAGAGTTCTGTCGACGACCTGAATTACATGCTGTTGGTGACGAATATCCGAAAGCTTGTTACACACTAGATAAGAAGTCAAAAAAAGTATTGTGTGAATGGGTAGAGACTCTGAAATTTCCAGATGGATATGTCTCAAATATGGGAAGGTGTGTGGACATGAAAAAACATAAATTGTTTGGTATGAAAAGCCACGATTGTCATGTATTCATGCAAAGATTGGTCCCTATTGCGTTTCGTGAGCTATTACCACAAAAAGTTTGGGAACTACTTGCTGAGATGAGCCTTTTCTTTAGGGATCTCACTTCTACAGCAATTCGGGAAGAGGATATGGTCAGACTTGAACAAGAAATGCCTGAAATACTTTGTAAATTGGAGCGTATATTCCCTCCCAGCTTCTTTGATTCAATGGAACATCTCCCCGTGCATCTTGCTTACGAAGCAAGGATAGCAGGTCCAGTGCAATATCGATGGATGTACCCATTTGAGAG AAAccttcaaaaattgaaaaataatgttCGAAATAAGGCACAAGTTGAAGGATCCATATGCAATGCGTATTTAGTTGAGGAAGCTTCATCTTTTTGTTCACACTACTTTGAACCTCATGTTTACACAAGGCATAGAAAAGTTCCACGGAATGATGATGGTGGTACAAGGGAAAGGGATGAACGCGATGGTAATCTTTCTATATTTACCTATCCATTAAGGCATTTGGAAGATGTAAACCAAGATATATGa
- the LOC107777593 gene encoding uncharacterized protein LOC107777593 isoform X2, which yields MLGNVTSLRTIELAYNPFAPSQFPPELGNLTNLETLWLSMCNLVGSIPLSIEKLRRLSNFDVSNNRLVGPIPSTIFQLNSIVQIELYNNSLTGFLPSGWSNLTRLRRFDVSTNKLNGTIPDELCELSLESLNLFENQFEGLFPESIAKSPNLYELKLFSNRFSGSLPSELGKNSALQYLDVSYNKFSGKIPESLCEMGALEDLIMIYNSFSGSIPASLGNCRSLRRVRFRGNQLYGEVPTEFWSLPQVYLLDLFGNAFSGSISHMISGAKNLSNLQISRNRISGVIPCEIGKLQNLVEFSASHNELTGEIPGTLVHLGQLGTLDLSFNELSGEIPLGIHTMKQLSELNLASNRFSGKIPDEIGTLPVLNYLDLSGNYISGEIPLSLQSLKLNKLNLSNNRLSGTVPAFFDKGVYRNSFLGNPSLCQGVAGLCTAKGGGKREGYLWALRAIYTVAGFVFLVGIAMFIWKYQKFKKIKKGITISKWTSFHKLGFSEFEIPYGLDEANVIGNGASGRVYKAVLSNGEAVAVKKLWERSVKDETSFGALESDKDEFEMEVETLGKIRHKNIVRLWCCCDTGDSKLLVYEYMPNGSLGDLLHSCKAKLLDWPLRFKIALDAAEGLSYLHHDCVPPIVHRDVKSNNILLDGEFGAKISDFGVAKIVKAASKGGAESMSVIAGSCGYIAPEYAYTLHVNEKSDIYSFGVVILELVTGRRPVGPEFGEKDLATWVHTTLNEKGVDQLLDPNINSSFKGHICKVLDIGLCCLNHIPANRPSMRSVVKMLQESVPYNVPGMVDKNGKFSLSFFPKSVQ from the exons ATGTTAGGTAATGTAACGAGTCTCAGGACAATTGAACTCGCTTACAACCCATTTGCACCGAGCCAGTTTCCTCCTGAACTTGGTAACTTGACGAATCTTGAAACATTATGGCTAAGTATGTGTAATCTAGTCGGTTCAATTCCACTTAGTATTGAGAAATTGAGGCGATTGAGTAATTTTGATGTGTCCAATAATAGACTCGTTGGGCCGATACCAAGTACAATTTTCCAGCTTAATAGTATTGTCCAAATTGAGCTCTATAATAATTCCCTTACTGGATTTTTGCCTAGTGGATGGTCTAACTTGACTAGATTGAGACGATTCGATGTGTCAACTAACAAGTTAAATGGTACTATTCCTGATGAGTTGTGTGAGTTGTCACTTGAGTCACTCAATTTATTTGAGAATCAATTTGAAGGTTTATTTCCAGAAAGTATAGCTAAGTCTCCTAATTTGTATGAGCTCAAGTTATTCTCCAACAGATTTTCAGGGTCACTGCCTAGTGAACTAGGAAAGAACTCAGCTTTACAATATCTTGATGTTTCATACAACAAATTTTCTGGTAAGATTCCAGAAAGTTTGTGTGAAATGGGAGCTTTAGAGGATCTTATTATGATTTACAATTCGTTCTCCGGGAGTATTCCAGCTAGTCTTGGTAACTGTCGGAGTTTGAGACGTGTCAGGTTTCGGGGTAATCAGCTATATGGGGAAGTCCCTACTGAGTTTTGGAGTTTGCCTCAGGTTTATCTTTTAGACCTTTTTGGCAATGCATTTTCAGGGAGTATATCACACATGATTTCTGGTGCCAAAAACTTGTCTAACTTACAAATTTCAAGAAACAGAATATCAGGGGTTATACCTTGTGAAATAGGAAAATTGCAGAATTTAGTTGAGTTTTCCGCGAGTCATAATGAGCTAACGGGAGAAATTCCAGGCACATTAGTACATCTAGGGCAGTTAGGAACCCTTGATCTTAGTTTCAATGAGTTATCAGGCGAAATCCCCTTGGGAATTCACACAATGAAGCAACTCAGTGAGCTTAACCTGGCTAGCAATAGATTTTCGGGAAAAATTCCAGATGAAATTGGGACTTTGCCAGTGCTTAATTATCTTGATCTTTCGGGGAATTACATCTCGGGTGAAATTCCACTCAGTCTGCAAAGCTTGAAGCTTAATAAGCTAAATTTGTCAAATAATCGGCTGTCCGGGACTGTTCCTGCATTTTTTGATAAGGGTGTTTATAGAAATAGCTTTCTAGGAAACCCAAGTTTGTGTCAAGGTGTTGCTGGTCTTTGTACTGCCAAAGGTGGAGGAAAGCGTGAAGGATACTTGTGGGCGTTGAGAGCTATCTACACAGTTGCTggctttgtttttcttgttgggATTGCTATGTTCATTTGGAAGTACCAGAAATTCAAGAAAATTAAGAAAGGAATCACTATATCAAAGTGGACATCATTCCATAAGCTCGGATTCAGTGAATTTGAAATACCTTATGGCCTAGATGAAGCTAATGTAATTGGAAATGGAGCTTCAGGAAGAGTTTACAAAGCTGTCCTTAGCAATGGCGAGGCAGTAGCAGTTAAGAAGCTATGGGAGAGATCAGTTAAAGATGAAACCAGTTTTGGTGCTCTTGAGTCTGATAAAGACGAGTTTGAAATGGAAGTTGAAACTCTGGGAAAAATTAGGCACAAGAATATTGTGAGATTGTGGTGCTGTTGTGATACTGGGGATAGCAAGCTACTGGTATATGAGTACATGCCGAATGGAAGTTTGGGCGATTTGCTGCACAGTTGCAAGGCCAAATTGTTGGATTGGCCGTTGAGGTTTAAGATAGCTTTAGATGCAGCTGAGGGGCTCTCTTATTTGCACCATGATTGTGTTCCTCCAATTGTTCACCGAGATGTTAAGTCAAACAACATATTACTGGATGGTGAATTTGGAgcaaaaatatcagattttggtgTGGCAAAAATTGTTAAAGCAGCCAGCAAAGGTGGTGCCGAATCCATGTCTGTAATTGCTGGTTCCTGTGGTTACATTGCACCAG AGTATGCATATACTCTTCATGTGAATGAAAAGAGTGACATTTATAGTTTTGGAGTGGTCATTTTGGAGCTTGTGACAGGACGAAGACCAGTTGGTCCAGAATTTGGAGAGAAAGATCTAGCTACTTGGGTACACACCACCTTGAACGAGAAAGGAGTTGATCAGTTGCTCGACCCAAATATAAATTCCAGCTTCAAAGGACATATATGCAAAGTTCTTGATATTGGTCTATGTTGTCTTAACCATATTCCAGCTAATCGCCCCTCAATGCGCAGCGTGGTGAAAATGCTCCAAGAATCAGTTCCTTATAATGTGCCAGGGATGGTAGACAAGAATGGTAAATTTTCCCTTAGCTTTTTTCCAAAGTCAGTCCAGTGA
- the LOC107773825 gene encoding uncharacterized protein LOC107773825 isoform X2, whose product MAPRGGGARRYAENRKANTLRSPEMLSPISNQSTLSHEPPVIETPHSDATINRSLPSSSSNLGTPGDEIQTTSSSNIIGGNRILITIVLGGLDPGNQVIRSVTKIFKEKLDYAGHNWKSVILETKDFYWEEFKKLFQWDTAIEGAIKDKFMSKCAERYTG is encoded by the exons ATGGCACCTAGGGGAGGTGGAGCACGTAGATATGCTGAAAACAGGAAGGCAAACACACTGAGATCTCCTGAGATGTTGAGTCCCATATCTAATCAGTCAACATTATCACATGAACCTCCAGTTATAGAAACACCACATTCGGATGCAACTATAAACAGATCCTTACCATCTTCATCTTCTAATCTTGGTACACCTGGAGATGAAATTCAAACAACAAGTTCGTCAAACATAATTGGTGGTAACCGTATCCTAATTACAATCGTCCTTGGAGG TCTGGACCCGGGCAATCAAGTCATTCGGTCTGTCACAAAAATCTTCAAGGAGAAACTGGATTATGCAGGACATAATTGGAAGTCTGTTATACTAGAGACAAAAGATTTCTATTGGGAAGAGTTTAAG AAACTATTTCAATGGGACACTGCAATTGAAGGTGCCATAAAGGATAAGTTTATGAGCAAATGTGCAGAACGATACACGG GCTAA
- the LOC107777593 gene encoding uncharacterized protein LOC107777593 isoform X1, which translates to MQLFIFFFSTLPLIFALNQDGLYLQRMKLSLSDTEGAFSSWSEHDPTPCNWTGVTCNDAPSPSVIAVNLSGASLAGPFPIFLCHLPLLSSLSLSNNLINSTLPLSISECRSLTYLDLSQNLVGGPIPETIADLPYLRYLDLSGCYFTGDIPASFGKFQQLETLILTENVLTGKVPAMLGNVTSLRTIELAYNPFAPSQFPPELGNLTNLETLWLSMCNLVGSIPLSIEKLRRLSNFDVSNNRLVGPIPSTIFQLNSIVQIELYNNSLTGFLPSGWSNLTRLRRFDVSTNKLNGTIPDELCELSLESLNLFENQFEGLFPESIAKSPNLYELKLFSNRFSGSLPSELGKNSALQYLDVSYNKFSGKIPESLCEMGALEDLIMIYNSFSGSIPASLGNCRSLRRVRFRGNQLYGEVPTEFWSLPQVYLLDLFGNAFSGSISHMISGAKNLSNLQISRNRISGVIPCEIGKLQNLVEFSASHNELTGEIPGTLVHLGQLGTLDLSFNELSGEIPLGIHTMKQLSELNLASNRFSGKIPDEIGTLPVLNYLDLSGNYISGEIPLSLQSLKLNKLNLSNNRLSGTVPAFFDKGVYRNSFLGNPSLCQGVAGLCTAKGGGKREGYLWALRAIYTVAGFVFLVGIAMFIWKYQKFKKIKKGITISKWTSFHKLGFSEFEIPYGLDEANVIGNGASGRVYKAVLSNGEAVAVKKLWERSVKDETSFGALESDKDEFEMEVETLGKIRHKNIVRLWCCCDTGDSKLLVYEYMPNGSLGDLLHSCKAKLLDWPLRFKIALDAAEGLSYLHHDCVPPIVHRDVKSNNILLDGEFGAKISDFGVAKIVKAASKGGAESMSVIAGSCGYIAPEYAYTLHVNEKSDIYSFGVVILELVTGRRPVGPEFGEKDLATWVHTTLNEKGVDQLLDPNINSSFKGHICKVLDIGLCCLNHIPANRPSMRSVVKMLQESVPYNVPGMVDKNGKFSLSFFPKSVQ; encoded by the exons ATGCAACTATTCATCTTCTTTTTTAGTACTCTGCCTTTGATCTTTGCTTTAAATCAAGATGGGCTATATCTGCAAAGAATGAAGCTTTCTCTTTCCGACACAGAAGGTGCATTTTCTTCTTGGTCTGAACATGACCCTACCCCCTGTAACTGGACAGGTGTCACGTGTAACGACGCGCCGTCTCCCTCCGTTATCGCCGTTAATCTCTCCGGCGCTTCTCTCGCCGGACCCTTCCCCATTTTCCTCTGCCACCTCCCTTTGCTTTCATCCCTCTCTCTTTCCAATAATCTTATTAACTCTACTCTTCCACTTTCTATTTCTGAATGTCGTAGCCTTACTTACCTTGACCTTTCTCAGAATCTCGTCGGTGGCCCTATTCCTGAAACAATTGCTGATCTGCCTTACCTCAG ATACCTTGATCTTAGCGGGTGCTATTTTACGGGAGATATTCCAGCAAGTTTCGGAAAATTCCAGCAACTGGAGACTCTTATACTTACTGAAAATGTTCTTACTGGTAAAGTTCCTGCTATGTTAGGTAATGTAACGAGTCTCAGGACAATTGAACTCGCTTACAACCCATTTGCACCGAGCCAGTTTCCTCCTGAACTTGGTAACTTGACGAATCTTGAAACATTATGGCTAAGTATGTGTAATCTAGTCGGTTCAATTCCACTTAGTATTGAGAAATTGAGGCGATTGAGTAATTTTGATGTGTCCAATAATAGACTCGTTGGGCCGATACCAAGTACAATTTTCCAGCTTAATAGTATTGTCCAAATTGAGCTCTATAATAATTCCCTTACTGGATTTTTGCCTAGTGGATGGTCTAACTTGACTAGATTGAGACGATTCGATGTGTCAACTAACAAGTTAAATGGTACTATTCCTGATGAGTTGTGTGAGTTGTCACTTGAGTCACTCAATTTATTTGAGAATCAATTTGAAGGTTTATTTCCAGAAAGTATAGCTAAGTCTCCTAATTTGTATGAGCTCAAGTTATTCTCCAACAGATTTTCAGGGTCACTGCCTAGTGAACTAGGAAAGAACTCAGCTTTACAATATCTTGATGTTTCATACAACAAATTTTCTGGTAAGATTCCAGAAAGTTTGTGTGAAATGGGAGCTTTAGAGGATCTTATTATGATTTACAATTCGTTCTCCGGGAGTATTCCAGCTAGTCTTGGTAACTGTCGGAGTTTGAGACGTGTCAGGTTTCGGGGTAATCAGCTATATGGGGAAGTCCCTACTGAGTTTTGGAGTTTGCCTCAGGTTTATCTTTTAGACCTTTTTGGCAATGCATTTTCAGGGAGTATATCACACATGATTTCTGGTGCCAAAAACTTGTCTAACTTACAAATTTCAAGAAACAGAATATCAGGGGTTATACCTTGTGAAATAGGAAAATTGCAGAATTTAGTTGAGTTTTCCGCGAGTCATAATGAGCTAACGGGAGAAATTCCAGGCACATTAGTACATCTAGGGCAGTTAGGAACCCTTGATCTTAGTTTCAATGAGTTATCAGGCGAAATCCCCTTGGGAATTCACACAATGAAGCAACTCAGTGAGCTTAACCTGGCTAGCAATAGATTTTCGGGAAAAATTCCAGATGAAATTGGGACTTTGCCAGTGCTTAATTATCTTGATCTTTCGGGGAATTACATCTCGGGTGAAATTCCACTCAGTCTGCAAAGCTTGAAGCTTAATAAGCTAAATTTGTCAAATAATCGGCTGTCCGGGACTGTTCCTGCATTTTTTGATAAGGGTGTTTATAGAAATAGCTTTCTAGGAAACCCAAGTTTGTGTCAAGGTGTTGCTGGTCTTTGTACTGCCAAAGGTGGAGGAAAGCGTGAAGGATACTTGTGGGCGTTGAGAGCTATCTACACAGTTGCTggctttgtttttcttgttgggATTGCTATGTTCATTTGGAAGTACCAGAAATTCAAGAAAATTAAGAAAGGAATCACTATATCAAAGTGGACATCATTCCATAAGCTCGGATTCAGTGAATTTGAAATACCTTATGGCCTAGATGAAGCTAATGTAATTGGAAATGGAGCTTCAGGAAGAGTTTACAAAGCTGTCCTTAGCAATGGCGAGGCAGTAGCAGTTAAGAAGCTATGGGAGAGATCAGTTAAAGATGAAACCAGTTTTGGTGCTCTTGAGTCTGATAAAGACGAGTTTGAAATGGAAGTTGAAACTCTGGGAAAAATTAGGCACAAGAATATTGTGAGATTGTGGTGCTGTTGTGATACTGGGGATAGCAAGCTACTGGTATATGAGTACATGCCGAATGGAAGTTTGGGCGATTTGCTGCACAGTTGCAAGGCCAAATTGTTGGATTGGCCGTTGAGGTTTAAGATAGCTTTAGATGCAGCTGAGGGGCTCTCTTATTTGCACCATGATTGTGTTCCTCCAATTGTTCACCGAGATGTTAAGTCAAACAACATATTACTGGATGGTGAATTTGGAgcaaaaatatcagattttggtgTGGCAAAAATTGTTAAAGCAGCCAGCAAAGGTGGTGCCGAATCCATGTCTGTAATTGCTGGTTCCTGTGGTTACATTGCACCAG AGTATGCATATACTCTTCATGTGAATGAAAAGAGTGACATTTATAGTTTTGGAGTGGTCATTTTGGAGCTTGTGACAGGACGAAGACCAGTTGGTCCAGAATTTGGAGAGAAAGATCTAGCTACTTGGGTACACACCACCTTGAACGAGAAAGGAGTTGATCAGTTGCTCGACCCAAATATAAATTCCAGCTTCAAAGGACATATATGCAAAGTTCTTGATATTGGTCTATGTTGTCTTAACCATATTCCAGCTAATCGCCCCTCAATGCGCAGCGTGGTGAAAATGCTCCAAGAATCAGTTCCTTATAATGTGCCAGGGATGGTAGACAAGAATGGTAAATTTTCCCTTAGCTTTTTTCCAAAGTCAGTCCAGTGA